A single Ziziphus jujuba cultivar Dongzao chromosome 11, ASM3175591v1 DNA region contains:
- the LOC107432328 gene encoding classical arabinogalactan protein 26: MASFCLHLLLIMIFLASPLLSLPSSQPNPKASSSSSNTISASPASALSSNPQPTPSSAYQELSPDISPLLPKSGAVLPTPIGSSIPTIPSNLSPPNPDDLVASGPFSALAPFGSMPISSSPTINSVRSSNFAGFAALAAFGFIHLPRI, encoded by the coding sequence ATGGCCTCTTTTTGTTTACACTTATTGCTCATCATGATCTTCTTAGCATCCCCTTTGCTTTCTTTACCTTCTTCTCAGCCTAATCCTAAAGCTTCTAGTTCTTCCAGTAACACTATCTCTGCTTCACCAGCATCAGCATTATCTTCAAATCCTCAACCAACTCCATCATCTGCTTACCAAGAACTCTCTCCTGACATTTCTCCACTTTTGCCTAAATCTGGTGCTGTGCTTCCAACTCCAATTGGATCCTCTATACCCACTATTCCTTCCAACCTTAGTCCTCCAAATCCGGACGATTTGGTTGCTTCTGGTCCTTTTTCTGCTCTTGCACCATTTGGGTCTATGCCAATTTCTTCATCACCAACTATAAACTCGGTTCGATCTTCAAACTTTGCTGGTTTTGCAGCTTTAGCAGCTTTTGGATTTATCCATCTTCCTAGGATTTGA
- the LOC107432343 gene encoding uncharacterized protein LOC107432343, protein MAESTNQASNGGEEDYMGDLSQFLPPEATDPPKSLPKKVSNNKTLAVPSSKKKPKTLNWQEQRKFEREQKQREEDEQTLANIEAPIPQSNIGFRLLKQMGYTPGAAIGKEGSGRAEPVGLEIRRSRAGIGREDPHKEKRKKEEIRADTKRKHEETLMEEFGSRQKSQWRSKKIVVQYKKAKAALDQLENKEVVEPKKNEDEEEGGEQEEDEEEEITEEDLQDILMKLREEFRYCLFCGCQYESMEALLSNCPGNDEDDH, encoded by the exons ATGGCGGAATCAACGAACCAGGCTAGCAATGGAGGAGAAGAAGATTACATGGGTGACCTCTCTCAGTTCCTCCCTCCGGAGGCCACCGACCCACCAAAATCCTTACCCAAAAAG GTGTCCAATAACAAAACCCTTGCCGTTCCATCCTCCAAGAAGAAACCCAAAACCCTAAACTGGCAAGAACAACGCAAGTTCGAAAGAGAACAAAAACAACGTGAAGAGGATGAGCAAACCTTGGCTAATATAGAAGCTCCAATTCCACAGTCCAACATTGGGTTCAGACTGTTAAAGCAAATGGGGTACACCCCAGGTGCAGCCATAGGCAAAGAGGGCTCGGGTAGGGCAGAGCCGGTTGGGCTCGAGATTCGACGGTCGCGAGCGGGGATTGGGAGGGAGGACCCACATaaggagaagaggaagaaagaagaaattagGGCTGATACGAAGAGGAAACATGAGGAGACTCTAATGGAAGAGTTTGGATCGAGGCAAAAATCACAGTGGCGGAGTAAAAAAATTGTAGTTCAGTATAAGAAGGCAAAGGCAGCTCTGGATCAGTTGGAGAACAAAGAAGTTGTGGAGCCAAAGAAGAATGAAGATGAGGAGGAAGGGGGTGAAcaggaagaagatgaagaggaagaGATAACAGAAGAG GATTTGCAGGACATATTGATGAAACTGAGAGAGGAATTTAGATACTGCCTCTTCTGTGGATGCCAG TATGAATCAATGGAGGCCCTCTTATCCAACTGCCCCggaaatgatgaagatgacCACTAA
- the LOC107432336 gene encoding squamosa promoter-binding-like protein 9 isoform X2 has translation MEMGCSSMTESGGSSSSSPPNSSTESLNGLKFGQKIYFEDVGPGTPSKSGAGSSSSGPGPSKKVKAGIVQTGQPPRCQVEGCKVDLSDAKAYYCRHKVCGMHSKTPKVIVAGLEQRFCQQCSRFHQLPEFDQGKRSCRRRLAGHNERRRKPPPGSLLSTRYGRLSTPIFENSNRVGVGGGSFLMDFSAYPRLAGRDAWTLARTSERVPGNQSTNTAVKLLPNLWQSNSESPPSDLFLQGSAGGSSFSGQGISPGECISGVTDSSCALSLLSNQPWASRDRPSGLVVHSSVNAEGVPVVQPTAPHGGTVNHFLTTSWGFKDNVTSSSSQEILPNLGLGQMLQPLTIQFSGEVELSQQNRRQFMELGHSRDYDSAGQNMPWSL, from the exons ATGGAAATGGGTTGTAGCTCTATGACTGAGTCAGGGGGCTCCTCTTCCTCCTCACCGCCGAACTCCTCAACTGAGTCACTCAATGGCTTGAAATTCGGACAGAAAATCTACTTTGAGGATGTGGGTCCTGGAACTCCATCCAAATCCGGTGCCGGGTCGTCTTCCTCTGGGCCTGGACCGTCCAAGAAGGTGAAGGCCGGAATTGTTCAGACGGGTCAGCCGCCGAGGTGTCAGGTTGAGGGGTGCAAGGTAGATCTAAGTGATGCAAAAGCTTATTATTGCAGACATAAGGTCTGCGGCATGCACTCCAAAACCCCTAAAGTCATCGTTGCTGGTCTGGAGCAGAGGTTTTGCCAACAGTGTAGCCG ATTTCATCAGCTTCCAGAATTTGACCAAGGAAAACGTAGTTGCCGTAGGCGGCTGGCTGGTCATAATGAACGTCGGAGAAAGCCACCACCAGGGTCATTGTTGTCCACGCGCTATGGTCGACTTAGTACACCTATCTTTG AAAACAGCAATAgagttggagttggaggaggCAGCTTTCTGATGGACTTCAGTGCATACCCTAGGCTTGCTGGGAGGGATGCATGGACACTTGCAAGGACATCTGAGCGGGTACCTGGAAATCAGAGCACCAATACTGCGGTAAAGTTGCTTCCAAATCTATGGCAAAGCAACTCTGAGAGTCCTCCATCTGACCTTTTCCTTCAAGGCTCAGCAGGTGGGAGCAGTTTCTCTGGTCAGGGGATTTCTCCTGGAGAATGCATCTCAGGAGTCACAGATTCAAGCTGTGCTCTCTCTCTTCTGTCAAACCAACCATGGGCCTCCCGGGACCGACCATCAGGTCTTGTGGTGCATTCCTCAGTGAATGCCGAAGGGGTGCCTGTGGTTCAACCAACAGCTCCTCACGGTGGGACTGTGAATCACTTCCTGACCACTTCTTGGGGCTTCAAGGACAATGTTACTAGCAGCAGTTCACAAGAGATCCTTCCAAATCTAGGCCTAGGTCAAATGTTGCAGCCTCTTACCATTCAGTTTTCTGGTGAGGTTGAGTTGTCTCAACAGAATAGGAGGCAGTTTATGGAGCTAGGACACTCCAGGGATTACGACTCGGCGGGTCAGAATATGCCCTGGTCACTTTGA
- the LOC107432345 gene encoding protein STRUBBELIG-RECEPTOR FAMILY 2, protein MGQQYLYLWRTVIVFSAILTSQAWAYTDMLDVTALQDLYRTLKQPSELKGWRLEGGDPCEESWTGVSCFGSSVIYLKLPGLNLTGYLGGLLYNLHNLKQLDISSNNLLGQIPYGLPPNATHINLACNSLTQNIPHSLPMMKKLRHLNLSHNLLSGPIGNVFTGLWNLRQMDLSYNNFTGDLPSSFGSLTNLTGLYLQNNKFTGSVMYLAELPLIDLNIQENYFSGIIPKHFQSIPNLWIWGNKFHVGDNSPPWDFPLETVPIEQNISAPPTTQSSAIENYPSTKEGGHKKKIGPGGIAFIVGGGTLVVSCAALYLAIQLNRYRAQKLQNLGCDSSTHSLTITTAKDNSSAAPEESPQMLNLRSPILGRRRIPLANHSRIEKTSRRKSFSKNFKFPVRAKLYTVAELQSATNSFSETNLLGEGSLGSVYKAEFPDGQILAVKNINMVSLSFNEEEQFLEVVWAASRLRHPNIVSLVGYCVEHGQHLLVYECVRNLSLDDALHSGAFKPLSWGLRLQIALGIAQALDYLHSAFSPPLAHSNLKAANILLDEDLTPRICDSGLAILRPLTSNRVKLKASEIAIGDSGYVAPEHGQPGVDNSKSDTYTFGVLLLELLTGRKPFDNSRAREEQSLVKWASSRLHDSESLEQMVDPGIKKTFSFRTLSRFADIVSLCIQPVKEFRPPMSEVVESLKCLLERINMGKSNGPDGAEVDSVDQRSFRSTNSRFVVSPTSSHWAV, encoded by the exons ATGGGACAACAATATCTGTATCTGTGGCGCACTGTAATTGTCTTCTCGGCAATTCTGACATCACAGGCTTGGGCGTATACAGATATGCTTGATG TCACAGCTCTTCAAGATCTGTACAGGACCTTGAAGCAGCCATCAGAGCTGAAGGGATGGAGACTGGAAGGTGGAGATCCTTGTGAGGAGTCATGGACGGGAGTGTCATGTTTTGGGTCCTCCGTTATATACCT TAAACTACCTGGACTAAACCTCACTGGTTATCTTGGTGGCCTGCTCTACAATCTCCATAATTTGAAGCAATT GGACATTAGCTCCAATAATCTTCTGGGTCAAATTCCATATGGCTTACCCCCTAATGCCACTCATAT AAATTTGGCATGCAACTCTCTTACCCAAAATATTCCCCACTCTTTACCTATGATGAAAAAACTTCGACATTT GAATCTAAGCCACAATTTGTTATCTGGACCCATCGGCAATGTGTTTACTGGCTTATGGAATCTAAGACAGAT GGACTTGTCATATAACAACTTCACTGGAGATCTACCAAGTTCATTTGGATCACTGACTAATCTTACTGGAtt ATATTTACAGAATAACAAATTCACAGGATCGGTCATGTATCTGGCCGAGCTTCCACTGATTGACCT GAACATACAAGAAAATTATTTCAGTGGCATCATTCCAAAGCATTTTCAGTCAATACCAAATTTATG GATTTGGGGAAATAAGTTCCACGTAGGGGATAACTCTCCACCATGGGATTTCCCTTTAGAGACGGTTCCCATTGAACAGAATATTAGTGCTCCCCCAACAACGCAGTCAAGTGCCATCGAGAACTATCCCTCCACCAAAGAAGGTGGGCACAAGAAAAAGATTGGCCCCGGAGGAATCGCTTTTATAGTTGGTGGAGGAACTCTAGTCGTATCATGTGCAGCGCTCTACTTAGCAATTCAGCTCAACCGATACCGTGCACAAAAGCTTCAAAACTTAGGTTGTGACAGCTCAACGCATTCTCTTACAATCACTACAGCAAAAG ACAATTCTTCTGCTGCACCAGAAGAGAGCCCGCAAATGTTGAATCTCAGGTCACCCATATTAGGTCGAAGACGGATTCCCCTTGCTAACCATAGCAGAATTGAGAAAACGTCTAGGAGAAAAAGTTTCTCTAAGAATTTCAAATTCCCAGTGAGAGCAAAGCTATACACTGTAGCAGAGCTTCAATCAGCCACAAACAGTTTTAGTGAAACAAACCTTCTTGGTGAAGGATCTCTTGGTTCTGTTTATAAAGCTGAGTTTCCGGATGGACAA ATTTTGGCAGTGAAAAACATCAATATGGTATCATTGTCttttaatgaagaagaacagTTCCTGGAAGTTGTTTGGGCCGCTTCACGTTTGAGACACCCCAACATTGTATCACTTGTCGGCTATTGTGTAGAGCATGGACAGCATCTTCTTGTATACGAGTGTGTCAGAAATTTGTCTCTTGATGATGCCCTCCATAGTGGAGCTTTCAAGCCCCTGTCCTGGGGCCTCCGTCTTCAGATAGCACTTGGTATTGCTCAGGCTTTGGA CTATTTGCACTCTGCTTTCTCGCCTCCTCTGGCTCATAGCAACCTGAAGGCTGCCAATATCTTACTTGATGAAGACCTTACACCTCGTATCTGTGACAGCGGGCTGGCTATTTTGAGGCCTCTTACAAGCAATAGAGTCAAACTTAAG GCTTCAGAAATTGCTATAGGTGACAGTGGCTACGTTGCACCTGAACATGGTCAACCAGGAGTTGATAACTCAAAAAGTGACACCTATACCTTTGGAGTGCTGCTTTTGGAGCTACTAACGGGAAGGAAACCCTTTGATAA TTCAAGAGCAAGGGAAGAGCAGTCACTGGTGAAATGGGCTTCATCCAGGCTTCATGACAGTGAGAGCTTGGAACAGATGGTAGATCCAGGCATTAAAAAAACATTCTCCTTCAGAACTCTCTCCCGTTTTGCTGATATTGTCTCCCTCTGCATACAG CCTGTGAAGGAATTCCGACCGCCGATGTCCGAAGTGGTGGAATCACTGAAATGTTTGTTAGAAAGGATCAACATGGGGAAAAGCAATGGACCAGATGGCGCTGAAGTTGATTCCGTTGACCAGCGATCTTTCCGTTCAACCAATTCCCGTTTCGTAGTTTCGCCTACATCGAGCCATTGGGCTGTATGA
- the LOC107432336 gene encoding squamosa promoter-binding-like protein 9 isoform X1, translating to MSISLSLSLSHSVSPNFAFVFLVGFSSIIFDRRTDSQNSVPHTPTLTQSLRAGMGQMVTHMEMGCSSMTESGGSSSSSPPNSSTESLNGLKFGQKIYFEDVGPGTPSKSGAGSSSSGPGPSKKVKAGIVQTGQPPRCQVEGCKVDLSDAKAYYCRHKVCGMHSKTPKVIVAGLEQRFCQQCSRFHQLPEFDQGKRSCRRRLAGHNERRRKPPPGSLLSTRYGRLSTPIFENSNRVGVGGGSFLMDFSAYPRLAGRDAWTLARTSERVPGNQSTNTAVKLLPNLWQSNSESPPSDLFLQGSAGGSSFSGQGISPGECISGVTDSSCALSLLSNQPWASRDRPSGLVVHSSVNAEGVPVVQPTAPHGGTVNHFLTTSWGFKDNVTSSSSQEILPNLGLGQMLQPLTIQFSGEVELSQQNRRQFMELGHSRDYDSAGQNMPWSL from the exons ATGTCcatctctctatctctctctctctctcactctgttTCTCCCAATTTTGCTTTTGTGTTTTTGGTGGGTTTTTCCTCCATTATTTTTGACAGACGGACAGACTCTCAAAACAGTGTACCACACACTCCCACACTCACTCAGAGCCTCAGAGCTGGCATGGGCCAGA TGGTCACCCATATGGAAATGGGTTGTAGCTCTATGACTGAGTCAGGGGGCTCCTCTTCCTCCTCACCGCCGAACTCCTCAACTGAGTCACTCAATGGCTTGAAATTCGGACAGAAAATCTACTTTGAGGATGTGGGTCCTGGAACTCCATCCAAATCCGGTGCCGGGTCGTCTTCCTCTGGGCCTGGACCGTCCAAGAAGGTGAAGGCCGGAATTGTTCAGACGGGTCAGCCGCCGAGGTGTCAGGTTGAGGGGTGCAAGGTAGATCTAAGTGATGCAAAAGCTTATTATTGCAGACATAAGGTCTGCGGCATGCACTCCAAAACCCCTAAAGTCATCGTTGCTGGTCTGGAGCAGAGGTTTTGCCAACAGTGTAGCCG ATTTCATCAGCTTCCAGAATTTGACCAAGGAAAACGTAGTTGCCGTAGGCGGCTGGCTGGTCATAATGAACGTCGGAGAAAGCCACCACCAGGGTCATTGTTGTCCACGCGCTATGGTCGACTTAGTACACCTATCTTTG AAAACAGCAATAgagttggagttggaggaggCAGCTTTCTGATGGACTTCAGTGCATACCCTAGGCTTGCTGGGAGGGATGCATGGACACTTGCAAGGACATCTGAGCGGGTACCTGGAAATCAGAGCACCAATACTGCGGTAAAGTTGCTTCCAAATCTATGGCAAAGCAACTCTGAGAGTCCTCCATCTGACCTTTTCCTTCAAGGCTCAGCAGGTGGGAGCAGTTTCTCTGGTCAGGGGATTTCTCCTGGAGAATGCATCTCAGGAGTCACAGATTCAAGCTGTGCTCTCTCTCTTCTGTCAAACCAACCATGGGCCTCCCGGGACCGACCATCAGGTCTTGTGGTGCATTCCTCAGTGAATGCCGAAGGGGTGCCTGTGGTTCAACCAACAGCTCCTCACGGTGGGACTGTGAATCACTTCCTGACCACTTCTTGGGGCTTCAAGGACAATGTTACTAGCAGCAGTTCACAAGAGATCCTTCCAAATCTAGGCCTAGGTCAAATGTTGCAGCCTCTTACCATTCAGTTTTCTGGTGAGGTTGAGTTGTCTCAACAGAATAGGAGGCAGTTTATGGAGCTAGGACACTCCAGGGATTACGACTCGGCGGGTCAGAATATGCCCTGGTCACTTTGA